A single genomic interval of Corylus avellana chromosome ca10, CavTom2PMs-1.0 harbors:
- the LOC132164736 gene encoding ABSCISIC ACID-INSENSITIVE 5-like protein 2 encodes MGIQTMGSQANGQQPHLQPSPLLRQSSWYNLTLDEVKNQLGDMGKPVGSMNLDELLQKVWTAEANQSMGMDNENSSSSSSLQRQASATLARALSGKTVDQVWREIQQGQNKRYGEGMRGQDRNMTLGEMTLEDFLVQAGLFADASIGPTMELDMAEQSFSLKMGLSSSPSTGTLSDTTMPGRKRNGSDTLEKTMERRLKRKIKNRESAARSRARKQAYHNELVGKVSLLEEENIKLKKEKEFDQMSPCESSPETKYQLRRTNSASF; translated from the exons ATGGGGATTCAAACAATGGGGTCTCAAGCCAATGGCCAACAGCCTCATTTACAGCCATCCCCATTGTTAAGGCAGAGCTCATGGTATAACCTCACCCTAGACGAAGTTAAAAATCAGTTGGGAGACATGGGGAAACCAGTGGGTAGCATGAACCTTGATGAGCTTCTTCAGAAAGTGTGGACTGCTGAAGCAAATCAATCCATGGGAATGGACAATGAGAACTCCTCGTCGTCGTCTTCCCTCCAACGGCAGGCCAGTGCAACATTGGCCAGGGCATTGAGTGGGAAGACGGTTGATCAAGTGTGGAGAGAGATTCAACAAGGGCAGAATAAGAGGTACGGTGAAGGCATGAGGGGTCAGGATAGAAATATGACGCTTGGGGAAATGACTTTAGAAGACTTCTTGGTACAAGCAGGGCTTTTTGCTGATGCTTCTATAGGTCCTACCATGGAGTTGGATATGGCTGAGCAGAGTTTTTCTCTGAAAATGGGTTTGTCATCATCCCCTTCAACTGGCACCTTATCAGATACAACAATGCCAGGACGGAAAAGGAATGGCTCAGATACGTTGGAGAAGACTATGGAAAGGAGgctaaagagaaaaatcaagaaCAGGGAATCAGCTGCGCGCTCACGAGCTAGAAAACAG GCTTACCATAACGAACTGGTGGGCAAGGTTTCACTATTGGAAGAGGAGAATATCAAACTCAAGAAAGAGAAG GAATTTGATCAAATGTCGCCTTGTGAATCATCACCTGAAACAAAGTATCAGCTTCGAAGAACAAATTCAGCCTCTTTCTGA